A genomic region of Streptomyces rimosus contains the following coding sequences:
- a CDS encoding YihY/virulence factor BrkB family protein, whose translation MQPVKEAAQRPSGRLHRARVLYRNVSKRRLAWLLLKDTVNSCMEYRVTGLAAEAAFFCLLSLPPLLLGFIGLLGYMEPWIGQETIDHIRENILSASDTLLSSKGVNEIARPLLDDIFTGRRPDVISLGFAIALWSGSRAVNVFVDTITIMYGLDGRRGIVRTRLLAFVLYLAALVVGAVALPLMVVGPDTVVSWMPASETAIRILYWPVVLILSVAFLTTLYHVSVPVRSPWREDIPGAVVALAMWVLGSLLLRVYLTQTVEGPTIYGSLAAPVAVLLWIGVSAFAVLVGAAMNAALDRVWPSVATAAGRAEKEHRAREVAAAQRAALTAVGLGSTAADDPPTPDDEEDDDTEDDDTPPPAEYPERWAEFLPPVDIKARLYAYAKRRGRH comes from the coding sequence GTGCAGCCAGTGAAAGAAGCAGCGCAGCGGCCGTCCGGCCGTCTGCACAGGGCCCGGGTCCTGTACCGGAACGTCTCCAAACGCCGCCTCGCCTGGCTGCTGCTGAAGGACACCGTCAACTCCTGCATGGAGTACCGCGTCACCGGACTCGCCGCCGAGGCCGCGTTCTTCTGCCTGCTGTCGCTGCCGCCGCTGCTCCTCGGCTTCATCGGCCTGCTCGGCTACATGGAGCCGTGGATCGGCCAGGAGACCATCGACCACATCCGCGAGAACATCCTCAGCGCGTCCGACACGCTGCTGTCCAGCAAGGGCGTCAACGAGATCGCCCGGCCGCTGCTCGACGACATCTTCACCGGCCGCCGCCCGGACGTCATCTCCCTCGGCTTCGCCATCGCCCTGTGGTCCGGCTCCCGCGCCGTCAACGTCTTCGTCGACACCATCACGATCATGTACGGGCTGGACGGGCGGCGCGGCATCGTCCGGACCCGGCTGCTGGCCTTCGTGCTCTACCTGGCCGCGCTGGTCGTCGGCGCGGTGGCGCTGCCGCTGATGGTGGTCGGCCCGGACACCGTCGTCAGCTGGATGCCGGCGAGCGAGACCGCCATCCGCATCCTGTACTGGCCCGTCGTCCTGATCCTCTCCGTCGCCTTCCTCACCACCCTCTACCACGTGTCCGTCCCCGTACGCTCACCCTGGCGCGAGGATATCCCCGGCGCGGTCGTCGCCCTCGCCATGTGGGTACTGGGCAGCCTGCTGCTGCGCGTCTACCTCACCCAGACCGTCGAGGGCCCCACCATCTACGGCTCTCTCGCCGCACCGGTTGCCGTCCTCCTGTGGATCGGCGTCTCCGCCTTCGCGGTCCTGGTGGGCGCCGCCATGAACGCCGCTTTGGACCGCGTATGGCCCTCGGTGGCCACCGCTGCCGGCCGAGCCGAAAAAGAACACCGCGCCCGCGAGGTGGCCGCCGCCCAGCGCGCCGCCCTCACCGCCGTCGGCCTGGGCAGCACCGCGGCGGACGACCCCCCGACCCCGGACGACGAAGAAGACGACGACACCGAAGACGACGACACCCCGCCCCCAGCCGAGTACCCCGAACGCTGGGCCGAGTTCCTGCCGCCGGTCGATATCAAGGCCCGGTTGTACGCGTATGCGAAGAGGCGGGGGCGGCACTGA
- a CDS encoding ArsR/SmtB family transcription factor, with the protein MASRTATELVHPARDHLRFTTVLAALSDPVRLAIVARLADAGPDGELACTTFALPVSKSTQSGHFKVLREAGVIRQRDEGTRRLNQLRRDDLDARFPGLLDLAIPQGREVVAGW; encoded by the coding sequence ATGGCCAGCCGCACCGCGACCGAACTCGTCCACCCCGCCCGCGACCACCTGCGGTTCACCACCGTGCTGGCCGCCCTGAGCGACCCGGTCCGGCTGGCCATCGTCGCCCGCCTTGCCGACGCCGGACCCGACGGGGAACTGGCGTGCACGACCTTCGCGCTACCGGTCAGCAAGTCCACGCAAAGCGGCCACTTCAAAGTCCTGCGGGAAGCCGGCGTCATCCGCCAACGCGACGAGGGCACCCGGCGGCTGAACCAACTACGCCGGGACGACCTCGACGCCCGCTTCCCCGGCCTGCTCGACCTCGCCATCCCGCAGGGGCGGGAGGTCGTCGCCGGCTGGTGA